A region from the Streptomyces sp. 3214.6 genome encodes:
- the folP gene encoding dihydropteroate synthase — protein sequence MSKQSGRGRVDGLPDWDRCAVMGVVNVTPDSFSDGGRWFDTTAAVKHGLQLVAEGADLVDVGGESTRPGATRVDEAEELRRVVPVVRGLASEGVVVSVDTMRASVAAQALAAGAALVNDVSGGLADPAMIPAVADAGAPFVVMHWRGFLEGGNVKGVYADVVADVVDELHARVDAVLAGGIAPDRIVVDPGLGFSKEADHDLSLLAHLDRLRSLGHPLLVAASRKRFLGRVLAGPGSAPPPARERDAATAAVSALVAQAGAWAVRVHEVRATADAVRVARAVEEAREAGDTPDTHNTQDAHPGAHRPHGPHGPRGPHGAEGAR from the coding sequence ATGAGCAAGCAGAGCGGACGCGGGCGCGTCGACGGCCTTCCGGATTGGGACCGCTGCGCGGTCATGGGAGTCGTCAACGTGACCCCCGACTCCTTCTCCGACGGCGGCCGCTGGTTCGACACGACGGCCGCCGTCAAGCACGGCCTCCAACTCGTCGCCGAGGGCGCGGACCTGGTCGACGTCGGTGGTGAGTCCACCCGCCCCGGCGCCACCCGCGTCGACGAGGCCGAGGAGCTGCGCCGGGTCGTCCCCGTCGTCCGCGGTCTCGCCTCCGAGGGCGTCGTCGTCTCCGTCGACACGATGCGCGCCTCCGTCGCCGCCCAAGCCCTCGCGGCCGGCGCCGCCCTCGTCAACGACGTCAGCGGCGGCCTCGCCGACCCGGCGATGATCCCGGCCGTGGCGGACGCGGGCGCCCCCTTCGTCGTCATGCACTGGCGCGGCTTCCTGGAGGGCGGCAACGTCAAGGGCGTCTACGCCGACGTCGTCGCCGACGTCGTGGACGAACTGCACGCGCGCGTGGACGCCGTCCTCGCGGGCGGCATCGCCCCGGACCGCATCGTCGTCGACCCGGGCCTCGGCTTCTCCAAGGAGGCCGACCACGACCTCTCGCTGCTGGCCCACCTCGACCGCCTGCGGTCCCTCGGCCACCCGCTGCTCGTCGCCGCCTCCCGCAAGCGTTTCCTCGGCCGCGTCCTCGCCGGCCCCGGGAGCGCGCCGCCGCCCGCGCGCGAGCGCGACGCCGCCACCGCCGCCGTCTCCGCTCTCGTCGCCCAGGCCGGCGCCTGGGCGGTCCGCGTGCACGAGGTACGCGCGACGGCGGACGCGGTACGGGTCGCACGCGCCGTGGAGGAGGCGCGCGAGGCAGGCGACACGCCCGACACGCACAACACTCAGGACGCGCACCCCGGCGCACACCGTCCGCACGGCCCACACGGCCCACGCGGCCCGCACGGCGCAGAAGGAGCCCGGTGA
- a CDS encoding nuclear transport factor 2 family protein produces MSAPHTDVEQVAAANTAFYEALEQGDFEGVSSLWLAPADLGVDETYHDPADVGVISCVHPGWPVLTGRGEVLRSYALIMANTDYIQFFLTDVHVSVTGDTAVVTCTENILSGGPAPEDGEELGPLVGQLVVATNVFRRTSDGWKLWSHHGSPVLAENDEPEDSEDEDTPS; encoded by the coding sequence GTGAGCGCCCCCCACACCGATGTCGAGCAGGTCGCGGCCGCCAACACCGCCTTCTACGAAGCACTGGAACAGGGCGACTTCGAAGGGGTGTCCTCGCTCTGGCTCGCCCCGGCCGACCTGGGCGTGGACGAGACCTACCACGACCCGGCGGACGTCGGCGTGATCTCCTGCGTGCACCCCGGCTGGCCCGTGCTGACCGGCCGCGGCGAGGTCCTCAGGTCGTACGCGCTGATCATGGCGAACACCGACTACATCCAGTTCTTCCTCACCGATGTGCATGTCTCCGTCACCGGCGACACCGCGGTCGTGACCTGCACCGAGAACATCCTCAGCGGCGGCCCCGCGCCGGAGGACGGCGAGGAGCTCGGGCCGCTCGTCGGCCAGCTGGTGGTCGCCACGAACGTGTTCCGCCGCACATCCGACGGCTGGAAGCTGTGGTCGCACCACGGCTCTCCGGTGCTGGCCGAAAACGACGAGCCCGAGGACTCCGAGGACGAGGACACCCCCTCCTGA
- the folB gene encoding dihydroneopterin aldolase — protein MDRVALRGLKARGYHGVFPKEREEGQTFIVDLVLGLDTRPAAADDDLAKTVHYGIVAEEVVAVVQGDPVDLIETLAERIAQACLKHEGVQEVEVCVHKPDAPITVPFDDVTVTITRSRA, from the coding sequence GTGGATCGTGTCGCGCTGCGCGGCCTGAAGGCCCGCGGGTACCACGGCGTGTTCCCCAAGGAACGCGAGGAGGGGCAGACCTTCATCGTGGACCTCGTCCTGGGCCTGGACACCCGGCCGGCCGCCGCCGACGACGACCTGGCGAAGACCGTGCACTACGGCATCGTGGCGGAGGAGGTCGTGGCCGTCGTCCAGGGCGACCCCGTCGACCTCATCGAGACGCTCGCCGAGCGCATCGCCCAGGCCTGCCTGAAGCACGAAGGGGTCCAGGAGGTCGAGGTCTGCGTCCACAAACCGGACGCCCCGATCACCGTCCCCTTCGACGACGTGACCGTCACCATCACCCGGAGCCGTGCATGA
- the folK gene encoding 2-amino-4-hydroxy-6-hydroxymethyldihydropteridine diphosphokinase — protein sequence MTAFFTEGQSDPTVQPVPASVVEKVDAADTTLHNPQRAVISLGANLGNRLETLQGAIDALEDTPGVRIKAVSPVYETEPWGVEPGSQPSYFNAVILLKTTLPPSSLLERAHAVEEAFHRVRDERWGARTLDVDIVAYADVVDDDPTLTLPHPRAHERAFVLAPWHDVEPEAQLPGRGAVADLLDAVTREGIAARKDLELQLPE from the coding sequence ATGACCGCGTTCTTCACCGAGGGTCAGAGCGACCCGACTGTACAGCCGGTACCCGCCTCCGTCGTCGAGAAGGTCGACGCCGCCGACACCACCCTGCACAACCCCCAACGGGCCGTGATCTCCCTCGGCGCCAACCTCGGCAACCGTCTGGAGACCCTCCAGGGCGCCATCGACGCCCTGGAGGACACCCCGGGCGTCCGCATCAAGGCCGTCTCCCCGGTGTACGAGACCGAGCCGTGGGGCGTCGAGCCCGGCAGTCAGCCGTCGTACTTCAACGCGGTGATCCTGCTGAAGACGACCCTGCCGCCGTCCTCGCTCCTGGAGCGGGCGCACGCCGTCGAGGAGGCCTTCCACCGGGTACGGGACGAGCGCTGGGGCGCCCGCACCCTCGACGTCGACATCGTCGCGTACGCCGATGTCGTCGACGACGACCCGACCCTCACGCTCCCCCACCCCCGCGCCCACGAACGCGCCTTCGTCCTCGCCCCCTGGCACGACGTGGAGCCCGAGGCCCAACTCCCCGGGCGTGGCGCGGTCGCCGACCTCCTCGACGCCGTCACCCGCGAGGGCATCGCGGCCCGCAAGGACCTGGAACTCCAGCTGCCCGAGTAG
- a CDS encoding DUF3180 domain-containing protein, with protein MRELRIRVLAGVFVVAAILSWAGARLWNSIGTLPSVPLAAPIVLALIAVVLLATAFSLRGRLKAQRERRPGAKGVDPLMAARAVVFGQASALVAALVSGMYGGTGVFLLESLDIPARRDQAIYAGFSVLAGIAVIAAAIFLERVCRLPEDDDHQNGAASTA; from the coding sequence GTGAGAGAGCTGCGCATCAGGGTGCTGGCCGGCGTGTTCGTCGTCGCCGCGATCCTGTCCTGGGCGGGTGCCCGCCTCTGGAACTCGATCGGGACCCTCCCCAGCGTCCCGCTGGCCGCCCCCATCGTGCTCGCCCTGATCGCCGTGGTCCTGCTCGCGACGGCGTTCTCACTGCGCGGGCGTCTCAAGGCCCAGCGTGAGCGGCGCCCCGGGGCCAAGGGAGTCGACCCCTTGATGGCGGCCCGCGCCGTTGTCTTCGGTCAGGCCAGCGCGCTGGTGGCCGCCCTGGTCTCCGGCATGTACGGAGGCACGGGCGTCTTTCTCCTGGAGTCCCTCGACATCCCGGCCCGTCGCGATCAGGCCATCTACGCGGGCTTCTCGGTCCTGGCGGGCATCGCGGTCATAGCGGCGGCCATCTTCCTGGAACGCGTCTGCAGGCTCCCCGAGGACGACGACCACCAAAACGGCGCAGCGTCGACGGCGTGA
- the folE gene encoding GTP cyclohydrolase I FolE: protein MTDPVTLDGEGSIGEFDEKRAENAVRELLIAVGEDPDREGLRETPGRVARAYKEIFAGLWQQPEDVLTTTFDLGHDEMVLVKDIEVFSTCEHHLVPFRGVAHVGYIPSTSGKITGLSKLARLVDVYARRPQVQERLTTQIADSLMGILEPRGVIVVIECEHMCMSMRGIRKPGAKTITSAVRGQLRDAATRNEAMSLIMAD, encoded by the coding sequence ATGACCGACCCCGTGACGCTGGACGGTGAAGGCTCCATCGGCGAGTTCGACGAGAAGCGCGCCGAGAACGCCGTACGCGAACTGCTGATCGCGGTCGGCGAGGACCCGGACCGTGAGGGCCTCCGCGAGACGCCGGGACGGGTGGCGCGGGCGTACAAGGAGATATTCGCGGGGCTGTGGCAGCAGCCCGAGGACGTCCTGACCACGACGTTCGACCTCGGGCACGACGAGATGGTGCTGGTGAAGGACATCGAGGTGTTCAGCACCTGTGAACACCATCTGGTGCCGTTCAGAGGCGTCGCCCACGTCGGTTACATCCCCTCCACCAGCGGGAAGATCACCGGTCTGTCGAAGCTGGCCCGCCTCGTGGACGTCTACGCTCGCCGACCGCAGGTGCAGGAACGTCTCACCACGCAGATCGCCGACTCCCTGATGGGGATTCTGGAGCCGCGCGGTGTGATCGTCGTCATCGAGTGCGAGCACATGTGCATGTCCATGCGGGGCATTCGCAAGCCCGGCGCCAAGACCATCACGTCGGCGGTCCGCGGGCAGCTGCGGGACGCGGCGACGCGCAACGAGGCGATGAGCCTGATCATGGCGGACTGA
- the ftsH gene encoding ATP-dependent zinc metalloprotease FtsH, with product MDVKRYFRGPVMWIVLAVLAVVVLMQVVGSSGGYKTVDTGQVIAAINDNKVESAKLTTGDEQTIKATLKDGTKIEGSSKIQASYIGDQGVTIANTLQTKYQDKQIPDGYTVSPTKQNAFVGILLSLLPFVLIVVVFLFLMNQMQGGGSRVMNFGKSKAKLITKDTPKTTFADVAGSDEAVEELHEIKEFLQEPAKFQAVGAKIPKGVLLYGPPGTGKTLLARAVAGEAGVPFYSISGSDFVEMFVGVGASRVRDLFEQAKANAPAIVFVDEIDAVGRHRGAGLGGGHDEREQTLNQLLVEMDGFDVKGGVILIAATNRPDILDPALLRPGRFDRQIAVDRPDMQGRLEILKVHQKGKPVAPDVDLAAVARRTPGFTGADLSNVLNEAALLTARSDLKLIDNHMLDEAIDRVVAGPQKRTRIMSDKEKKITAYHEGGHALVAAASPNSDPVHKITILSRGRALGYTMVLPDEDKYSTTRNEMLDQLAYMLGGRAAEELVFHDPTTGAANDIEKATATARAMVTQYGMTERLGAIKFGGDNTEPFLGREMAHQRDYSEEVAALVDEEVKKLIENAHNEAWEILVENRDVLDNLVLQLLEKETLGKEEIAEIFSAIVKRPARPAWTGSSRRTPSTRPPVLSPKELALTNGANGATPAISTAKSTAVESSPVAEPAPEDRPES from the coding sequence ATGGACGTGAAGCGATACTTCCGTGGGCCGGTCATGTGGATCGTGCTGGCCGTCCTTGCCGTGGTCGTGTTGATGCAGGTCGTCGGCTCGTCCGGCGGCTACAAGACGGTGGACACAGGCCAGGTCATTGCAGCGATCAACGACAACAAGGTCGAGTCGGCCAAGCTCACCACCGGTGACGAGCAGACCATCAAGGCCACGCTCAAGGACGGCACAAAGATCGAGGGCAGCTCGAAGATCCAGGCGAGCTATATCGGCGATCAGGGCGTGACCATCGCCAACACGCTGCAGACCAAGTACCAGGACAAGCAGATTCCGGACGGCTATACGGTCTCGCCGACGAAGCAGAACGCCTTCGTCGGGATCCTGCTGTCCCTGCTCCCCTTTGTTCTCATCGTGGTCGTGTTCCTGTTCCTGATGAATCAGATGCAGGGCGGCGGCTCCCGGGTAATGAACTTCGGGAAGTCCAAGGCCAAGCTCATCACCAAGGACACCCCGAAGACGACGTTCGCCGACGTCGCCGGCTCGGACGAGGCCGTCGAGGAACTCCACGAGATCAAGGAGTTCCTCCAGGAACCGGCGAAGTTCCAGGCCGTCGGCGCCAAGATCCCCAAGGGTGTGCTCCTGTACGGGCCTCCCGGCACTGGCAAGACCCTGCTCGCGCGCGCCGTCGCCGGCGAGGCGGGCGTCCCCTTCTACTCGATCTCCGGTTCCGACTTCGTCGAGATGTTCGTCGGTGTCGGTGCCTCCCGAGTCCGTGACCTCTTCGAGCAGGCCAAGGCGAACGCCCCGGCGATCGTCTTCGTCGACGAGATCGACGCGGTCGGCCGCCACCGCGGCGCCGGCCTCGGCGGCGGTCACGACGAGCGCGAGCAGACGCTGAACCAGCTGCTCGTCGAGATGGACGGCTTCGACGTCAAGGGCGGTGTGATCCTCATCGCCGCGACGAACCGACCCGACATCCTCGACCCGGCCCTTCTGCGCCCCGGCCGCTTCGACCGCCAGATCGCGGTCGACCGCCCGGACATGCAGGGCCGTCTGGAGATCCTCAAGGTTCACCAGAAGGGCAAGCCGGTCGCGCCCGACGTCGACCTGGCCGCCGTCGCCCGCCGCACCCCCGGCTTCACGGGCGCCGATCTCTCCAACGTGCTGAACGAGGCCGCGCTGCTGACGGCCCGCTCGGACCTGAAGCTGATCGACAACCACATGCTGGACGAGGCGATCGACCGTGTGGTCGCGGGCCCGCAGAAGCGGACCCGGATCATGTCGGACAAGGAGAAGAAGATCACCGCGTACCACGAGGGCGGTCACGCCCTGGTCGCGGCGGCTTCGCCGAACTCCGACCCGGTCCACAAGATCACCATCCTGTCCCGCGGCCGTGCCCTCGGCTACACGATGGTGCTCCCGGACGAGGACAAGTACTCCACCACCCGCAACGAGATGCTCGACCAGCTGGCCTACATGCTGGGCGGCCGAGCGGCGGAGGAGCTCGTCTTCCACGACCCGACCACGGGTGCCGCGAACGACATCGAGAAGGCCACGGCGACCGCGCGGGCGATGGTCACCCAGTACGGCATGACCGAGCGTCTGGGCGCCATCAAGTTCGGCGGCGACAACACCGAGCCGTTCCTCGGCCGTGAGATGGCTCACCAGCGCGACTACTCGGAAGAGGTCGCCGCCCTGGTGGACGAGGAAGTCAAGAAGCTCATCGAGAACGCGCACAACGAGGCCTGGGAGATCCTGGTCGAGAACCGCGACGTCCTCGACAACCTGGTGCTTCAGCTGCTGGAGAAGGAGACGCTGGGCAAGGAGGAGATCGCCGAGATCTTCTCGGCCATCGTCAAGCGCCCGGCACGGCCCGCCTGGACCGGCTCCTCGCGGCGCACGCCCTCCACCCGTCCGCCGGTGCTCTCCCCCAAGGAGCTCGCACTGACGAACGGCGCCAACGGCGCGACGCCGGCGATCTCCACCGCCAAGTCCACCGCGGTGGAGTCCAGCCCGGTGGCCGAGCCCGCCCCGGAGGACCGCCCGGAGAGCTGA
- the hpt gene encoding hypoxanthine phosphoribosyltransferase — translation MRVDAKDMGTDLKEVLITKEEIDAKLAELAAKIDAEYAGKDLLIVGVLKGAVMVMADLARALSTPVTMDWMAVSSYGAGTQSSGVVRILKDLDTDIKGKHVLIVEDIIDSGLTLSWLLSNLGSREPASLKVCTLLRKPEAAKVAIDVQWVGFDIPNEFVVGYGLDYAEKYRNLPFVGTLAPHVYGG, via the coding sequence ATGCGGGTGGACGCGAAAGACATGGGCACCGACCTCAAAGAGGTGCTCATCACCAAGGAAGAGATCGACGCGAAGCTGGCCGAGCTGGCCGCGAAGATCGACGCGGAGTACGCGGGCAAGGACCTGCTCATCGTCGGCGTCCTCAAGGGCGCCGTGATGGTCATGGCCGACCTCGCCCGAGCGCTGTCCACCCCCGTCACCATGGACTGGATGGCCGTGTCGTCCTACGGCGCGGGCACCCAGTCCTCCGGTGTGGTGCGGATCCTCAAGGACCTCGACACCGACATCAAGGGCAAGCACGTCCTGATCGTCGAGGACATCATCGACTCCGGGCTGACCCTGTCCTGGCTGCTGTCCAACCTCGGCTCGCGCGAGCCCGCCTCCCTGAAGGTGTGCACGCTGCTGCGCAAGCCCGAGGCCGCCAAGGTCGCCATCGACGTGCAGTGGGTCGGCTTCGACATCCCCAACGAGTTCGTCGTCGGCTACGGCCTCGACTACGCCGAGAAGTACCGCAACCTCCCGTTCGTCGGTACGCTCGCGCCTCACGTCTACGGCGGCTGA
- the tilS gene encoding tRNA lysidine(34) synthetase TilS: protein MGPHPAVAAIRLAVRRVLHDILNDHPAPEASPHERPQSPLVLVACSGGADSMALASALAFEAPRLGIRAGGVTVDHGLQPGSDLRAEEVVLRLRELGLDPVESTAVSVGRAGGPEAAARDARYTALDAAAERHGAAAILLGHTRDDQAETVLLGLARGSGIRSLSGMAAVSGAGGRYRRPFLQLDRQTARKACMVQSLPVWDDPHNADPAYTRSRLRHEGLPALEKALGKGVVEALARTAQLSRDDADALDAWAGQAESSVRDAAGLLECAKLYALPPAVRRRILRRAAIEAGAPAGSLFARHIEEVDRLITGWRGQGVINLPGKVVAQRQGGRLVIRQG, encoded by the coding sequence ATGGGTCCCCATCCTGCGGTCGCGGCGATACGCCTGGCGGTCCGCCGCGTCCTTCACGACATCCTCAACGACCACCCCGCCCCCGAGGCAAGCCCGCACGAGCGCCCGCAGTCGCCGCTCGTGCTCGTGGCGTGCTCCGGCGGCGCCGACTCCATGGCGCTCGCCTCCGCCCTCGCCTTCGAGGCCCCCCGGCTCGGCATCCGCGCCGGCGGCGTCACCGTGGACCACGGCCTGCAGCCCGGCTCCGACCTGCGCGCCGAGGAAGTCGTCCTGCGACTGCGTGAACTCGGCCTCGATCCGGTCGAGTCCACCGCCGTGTCCGTCGGCCGCGCAGGCGGCCCCGAGGCCGCCGCCCGCGACGCGCGCTACACCGCCCTGGACGCCGCGGCCGAACGCCACGGCGCCGCCGCGATCCTCCTCGGCCACACCCGCGACGACCAGGCCGAAACCGTCCTCCTCGGCCTCGCGCGCGGCTCCGGCATCCGCTCCCTGTCCGGCATGGCCGCGGTCTCGGGGGCCGGCGGCCGCTACCGCCGCCCCTTCCTCCAGCTCGACCGGCAGACCGCCCGCAAGGCCTGCATGGTCCAGTCCCTGCCCGTCTGGGACGACCCCCACAACGCCGACCCGGCCTACACCCGCTCCCGGCTGCGCCACGAGGGCCTGCCCGCCCTGGAGAAAGCCCTCGGCAAGGGCGTCGTCGAAGCCCTCGCCCGTACGGCCCAGCTCTCCCGCGACGACGCCGACGCCCTCGACGCCTGGGCCGGCCAGGCCGAGTCCTCCGTACGGGACGCAGCCGGCCTCCTGGAGTGCGCCAAGCTCTACGCGCTGCCGCCCGCCGTACGCCGCCGGATCCTGCGGCGTGCCGCCATCGAGGCGGGCGCCCCGGCCGGTTCCCTCTTCGCCCGGCACATCGAGGAGGTCGACCGGCTGATCACCGGCTGGCGCGGCCAGGGAGTCATCAATCTCCCCGGCAAAGTCGTCGCCCAGCGCCAGGGTGGCAGACTGGTGATTCGGCAAGGCTGA
- a CDS encoding zinc-dependent metalloprotease: MTSIGGAASSGMVDWNLAVATATRLVRPGPEVSRDEARAVVAELRRYAKASEQHVRGFTRMGTEDAHDTPILVVDRPGWVRANVAGFREILKPLLDKMQERRGNTPGGAVLGAVGGKVTGVELGMLLSFLSSRVLGQYETFAPATRELPAGAGGGGRLLLVAPNIVHVERELDVQPHDFRLWVCLHEETHRTQFSAVPWLRDHLEGEIQSFLGETDVDPMTFLERVREAAQSLAGGRPEGEEDDGGRSLVELVQTPAQREILARLTAVMSLLEGHADFVMDGVGPEVVSTVAEIREKFQQRRAKGASRLDLALRKLLGLDAKLKQYRDGERFVRAVVDQVGMDGFNRVWTSPNTLPTKAEIAKPADWVARVHRKAES, encoded by the coding sequence ATGACGAGCATCGGTGGTGCCGCATCTTCGGGGATGGTCGACTGGAATCTCGCGGTGGCGACCGCGACCCGCCTGGTACGGCCGGGACCCGAGGTCAGTCGTGACGAGGCCCGTGCCGTCGTCGCGGAACTGCGCCGATACGCCAAGGCCTCGGAGCAACACGTCCGGGGCTTCACTCGTATGGGCACCGAGGATGCCCACGACACCCCGATCCTCGTCGTCGACCGCCCCGGCTGGGTGCGGGCGAACGTCGCGGGCTTCCGGGAGATCCTCAAACCCCTCCTCGACAAGATGCAGGAGCGCCGCGGCAACACCCCCGGCGGCGCGGTCCTGGGCGCCGTCGGCGGCAAGGTCACCGGCGTCGAACTCGGCATGTTGCTTTCCTTCCTGTCCTCCCGGGTCCTCGGCCAGTACGAGACCTTCGCGCCCGCCACCCGCGAACTGCCCGCGGGCGCGGGCGGTGGCGGCCGGCTGCTGCTCGTCGCGCCCAACATCGTCCATGTGGAACGCGAACTCGACGTACAGCCCCACGACTTCCGCCTGTGGGTGTGCCTCCACGAGGAGACGCACCGCACCCAGTTCTCCGCCGTGCCCTGGCTGCGCGACCACCTGGAGGGCGAAATCCAGTCGTTCTTGGGCGAGACCGACGTCGACCCCATGACCTTTCTGGAGCGCGTCCGGGAAGCCGCCCAGTCGCTCGCGGGCGGCCGACCCGAGGGCGAGGAGGACGACGGCGGGCGTTCCCTGGTCGAACTGGTGCAGACGCCCGCGCAGCGCGAGATCCTCGCCCGCCTCACCGCCGTGATGTCCCTCCTGGAGGGTCACGCCGACTTCGTCATGGACGGCGTCGGGCCGGAAGTCGTGTCGACGGTCGCCGAGATCCGCGAGAAGTTCCAGCAGCGCCGCGCCAAGGGCGCCTCCCGGCTGGACCTCGCCCTGCGCAAACTGCTGGGCCTGGACGCCAAACTCAAGCAGTACCGGGACGGCGAACGCTTCGTCCGGGCCGTTGTCGACCAGGTCGGCATGGACGGCTTCAACCGCGTATGGACCTCCCCGAACACACTTCCGACCAAGGCCGAGATCGCCAAACCGGCGGACTGGGTCGCGCGGGTGCACCGCAAGGCCGAGTCGTGA
- the dacB gene encoding D-alanyl-D-alanine carboxypeptidase/D-alanyl-D-alanine endopeptidase produces MIVPELRPWRAARPHVVRVADAVRPRLARVAGIVRPGLARVGAGAKPQVARLTRAAKPHLARVTKPMTSGPNARSWQYTAGAATAGLALAAGVVTATGPWDSTGQRTAERDRAAALEQTGGADHGRPNDSSGTSGTSDTAAGAPRPAPSAASVLTGLGGTVGSTVKSAPATLPTGPGLANVLAPLLDDPALGARHTAAVVDVATGRQLYGTGADQALTPASTTKIATAVAALSAMGAEHRLTTRAALEPDTKELVLVGGGDPTLTARSGAEGWASLRTLAVSTAAALKKRGLTQVTLSYDTTLYAGTQVHPIGVNPNLASVTALSADEGRTDDSVSGPATRVSDPAADATRRFAEFLKAAGVRTTAPGPSKATTRAQSLATVSSPPLSALVERMLTNSDNDIAEALARQTAVATGVRADFDGAGKAVQAQLKKLGLPTAGARFRDGSGLNREDRLTANLLTALLVKAGDPARPDLRPVLTGLPVAGFTGTLTSRYGDGAAGVVRAKTGTLTGVNTLAGTVVDREGRLLAFALLTADTTDPAAAQAALDRAATALAGCGCR; encoded by the coding sequence GTGATCGTGCCAGAGCTGAGGCCTTGGCGGGCCGCGAGACCGCATGTGGTGCGGGTCGCGGACGCCGTACGACCACGTCTGGCACGGGTCGCAGGGATCGTACGACCCGGCCTCGCGCGCGTGGGCGCAGGCGCCAAGCCGCAGGTCGCACGGCTCACACGGGCGGCGAAACCGCACCTCGCACGCGTCACGAAGCCGATGACCTCCGGACCCAACGCCAGGTCCTGGCAGTACACCGCGGGTGCGGCGACCGCCGGGCTGGCGCTGGCCGCCGGCGTGGTGACCGCCACCGGCCCCTGGGACTCCACCGGCCAGCGTACGGCGGAGCGGGACCGGGCAGCCGCCCTCGAACAAACGGGTGGCGCAGATCACGGCCGCCCGAACGATTCATCCGGTACATCCGGTACGTCCGACACGGCGGCCGGTGCGCCGCGGCCCGCCCCCAGTGCCGCCTCCGTCCTCACCGGCCTCGGCGGCACCGTCGGCAGCACCGTGAAGTCGGCCCCGGCCACTCTCCCCACCGGTCCGGGCCTCGCGAACGTCCTGGCCCCCCTCCTGGACGATCCGGCTCTCGGCGCCCGGCACACCGCCGCGGTCGTCGACGTGGCCACCGGCAGGCAGCTGTACGGCACCGGAGCCGACCAGGCGTTGACCCCTGCGTCCACCACGAAGATCGCCACCGCGGTCGCCGCGCTCTCCGCGATGGGCGCCGAGCACCGCCTCACCACGCGCGCGGCACTCGAGCCCGACACCAAGGAGCTCGTCCTCGTCGGCGGCGGCGACCCCACCCTCACGGCCCGCTCCGGCGCCGAGGGCTGGGCGAGCCTGCGCACCCTCGCCGTCTCCACCGCCGCCGCCCTGAAGAAGCGCGGCCTCACCCAGGTGACGCTCTCGTACGACACGACCCTGTACGCCGGAACCCAAGTTCACCCCATCGGGGTCAACCCCAACCTCGCCTCCGTCACCGCCCTGTCCGCCGACGAGGGCCGCACCGACGACTCCGTCAGCGGCCCGGCGACCCGGGTGAGCGACCCGGCGGCCGACGCGACCCGCAGGTTCGCGGAGTTCCTGAAGGCCGCCGGCGTCAGGACCACGGCCCCCGGCCCGTCCAAGGCCACCACGCGCGCGCAGAGCCTCGCCACCGTCTCCTCGCCCCCGTTGTCCGCTCTGGTGGAGCGGATGCTCACCAACAGCGACAACGACATCGCCGAGGCCCTCGCCCGTCAGACCGCCGTCGCGACCGGCGTCCGCGCCGACTTCGACGGCGCCGGCAAGGCCGTCCAGGCCCAGCTGAAGAAGCTCGGACTGCCGACGGCCGGCGCCCGCTTCAGGGACGGCAGTGGCCTCAACCGCGAGGACCGGCTCACGGCGAACCTGCTGACCGCCCTCCTGGTCAAGGCCGGCGACCCCGCCCGGCCCGACCTGCGCCCGGTCCTCACCGGCCTCCCGGTCGCCGGCTTCACCGGCACCCTCACCAGCCGCTACGGTGACGGCGCGGCCGGTGTCGTCCGCGCCAAGACAGGCACCCTGACCGGCGTGAACACCCTCGCCGGCACGGTCGTCGACCGGGAGGGCCGCCTCCTCGCGTTCGCCCTCCTGACCGCCGACACGACCGACCCGGCGGCCGCCCAGGCGGCGTTGGACCGGGCGGCCACGGCGCTCGCCGGATGCGGCTGCCGCTGA
- a CDS encoding inorganic diphosphatase, translated as MEFDVTIEIPKGSRNKYEVDHETGRIRLDRRLFTSTAYPTDYGFVENTLGEDGDPLDALVILDEPTFPGCLIRCRAIGMFRMTDEAGGDDKLLCVPATDPRVEHLRDIHHVSEFDRLEIQHFFEVYKDLEPGKSVEGADWVGRTDAEAEIERSYKRFKDQGGH; from the coding sequence GTGGAGTTCGACGTCACGATCGAGATCCCGAAGGGTTCGCGGAACAAGTACGAGGTGGACCACGAGACCGGTCGGATCCGCCTGGACCGTCGACTCTTCACCTCGACCGCCTACCCGACCGACTACGGATTCGTCGAGAACACCCTCGGCGAGGACGGCGACCCGCTGGACGCGCTGGTCATCCTGGACGAGCCCACCTTCCCGGGCTGTCTGATCCGGTGCCGCGCCATCGGCATGTTCCGGATGACGGACGAGGCCGGCGGCGACGACAAGCTGCTGTGCGTCCCGGCGACCGACCCGCGCGTGGAGCACCTGCGGGACATCCACCACGTGTCGGAGTTCGACCGCCTGGAGATCCAGCACTTCTTCGAGGTCTACAAGGACCTGGAGCCCGGCAAGTCCGTGGAGGGCGCCGACTGGGTCGGCCGTACGGACGCCGAGGCGGAGATCGAGCGGTCCTACAAGCGGTTCAAGGACCAGGGCGGTCACTGA